From a region of the bacterium genome:
- a CDS encoding rhodanese-like domain-containing protein: MNVHALREQLERHQPVTVLDIRVAESRAEWAIPGSVWVDAYHAVKQGDYRTLAALDLPIGPPVVVVCEMGATSQLAATYLRSQGVAAESLDGGMRAWSLAWNLAELRLAGGVTVVQVRRTGKGCLSYVVADHGEALVIDPALGSDVYREIAAASGLKI; this comes from the coding sequence ATGAACGTGCACGCCTTACGTGAACAGCTGGAGCGTCACCAGCCGGTGACGGTTCTGGACATCCGCGTGGCCGAGTCCCGGGCGGAGTGGGCGATCCCGGGAAGCGTGTGGGTGGATGCCTACCACGCCGTCAAGCAAGGAGATTACCGGACGCTTGCCGCGCTGGACCTTCCCATTGGACCGCCGGTCGTGGTGGTCTGCGAGATGGGGGCGACCAGTCAGCTCGCGGCAACCTACCTGCGCTCCCAAGGAGTGGCGGCAGAGTCGCTCGATGGCGGGATGCGGGCGTGGAGCCTCGCCTGGAACCTCGCGGAACTGCGGTTGGCCGGCGGCGTCACGGTGGTTCAGGTCCGCAGGACGGGCAAGGGGTGCCTCTCCTATGTCGTGGCCGATCACGGCGAGGCCCTGGTCATCGACCCGGCCCTGGGCTCGGACGTCTACCGGGAGATCGCCGCCGCGAGCGGACTCAAAATCC